GCACCGTTAATGCTAACGGATCGGTGGATGTCGAGATGCGATACGATAGCAGAGTTATAATACCCCCGACGGCTGAGAACCTTTTGGCCCAGTTCGAATATATGGTACACCAGCTGGAGACACGGCCCGATATTGCTATTGGCGATATTGATCGTTTCAGACCAGCAGATGCACAGAAAATCCAAAGGTGGAATCAGCCGGTTCTCCAGGCCAAGCCCATTACCTCCTGCGTCCATCAGCTCATCCTGTCGATGGTTAACCGACAGCCTGACGCCCCTGCGGTATGTGCGTGGGACGGCGCCCTGTCATATGCAACCCTATGGGGGACTTCCTGCCGTCTGGCTCACTCGTTGGTTGACCTTGGAGTCGGCCCGGAAGTGACTGTTGGCGTCTGCATGGATAAGTCACTGTGGGCAATGGTCTCGATGTTGGCCGTGCTGCAGGCCGGTGGTGTAGTTGTAGCACTGGGCACACAGCATCCCCTGATCCGGCTGAAGACAATTCTGGTAGACGCAGCCATCAAGGTAACCCTGGTCGACAACAGGCAGGCTGAGCGTCTGCGGGATGTGACGGATTACATTGTAGTTGACGAAGGCTGTGTCCGTCGCCTGCCATCTCAGTCAAGCCCTCCTCTCTCAGGCGTCACACCACAAAATGCAGCGTGGATTGTCTATACCTCCGGCAGTACTGGCACGCCAAAGGGGGTGGTACTGGAGCACCAGACACTCTGCACCGGAATCAGGGCCCACGGCACGCAGTTCGGAAATAATGAACAGACTCGTGCACTGCAATTCGCCTCTCACACATTTGGGGTCGTCATCGAAGACATGTTCACCACGCTCGTCTTCGGCGGCTGTACTTGCATTCCGTCTGAGGACCAGAGAATGAACATGCCCGAATTGACCAACATGGTTCGGGATATGGCCGTCAACTTCATGAACCTAACGTCCACAGCTGCTTCATTACTAGATCCGCGCGAGGTCCCGGGTGTCAAAACGGTTGTCCTAGGAGGCGAAGCCCTACGACCGACAGTGGTGCAACAATGGGCTGAGCATGCACAGTTGCTCAACGCCTACGGGCAGAGTGAATGCTGTGTGGAGTCCCTTATCAGTGTTATTAGAGGCGAGAACGACGCTGCTAACATTGGCTTCCCGATCGCCGACTGCGCGGCTTGGGTGGTTGATCCGCTCGATTATAACCGCCTTGTTCCAGTGGGCGTTACAGGGGAGTTGCTAATTCAGGGCCCTCTCCTTGCACGAGGATACCTGAATGACCCGGGCAAGACGGCCGCTTCGTTTGTATCGAGTCCGGATTTCCTCCAGAGACTGTGCTTCTCAGGTGAGGTTTGCAGTCGGATGTACCGCACCGGTGATCTTGTCAAGCAGAACGACGATGGCTCTATTGATTACCTCGGCCGTCGCGACACGCAGATCAAGATTAGGGGACAGCGGGTCGAGTCTGGTGAGATTGAGAACCGCATTGTCCAGCTTCAAGCTGAGGTCTCGCATGCGTTCGTGGACTTGATAAAGCCCTGTGATGCAGACCCGTCCTCTGATCCTGTGCTCGTGGCAGCGGTTGAATTCCAATCTCCACAAACATCATCGGCAGACCTGATCCAGAGTATACGATCTGGCTTACTTGAACAGCTCCCTACCTACATGGTCCCTAACTATACTGTTCCCATGGCAAATCATTTACCCGTCAACGCGTCCGGCAAACTGGACCGGCGGGCAACACGTACTCTCATAGAGAGCATGAGCCGAGATCAACTCGCAGCCTACAAACCAGAGCAAAGGAGAGCCCATCGGCCTCTATCTCCGCTGGAGAAACGGCTCCGTGCGGTATACGCCGAGATTCTGAGTCTCCCAAGTGACCAGATAGGACCCTATGACCAGTTCGTCCAGCTTGGAGGTGACTCCGTGGCCGCAATGCGTGCTGTTGCCGCTTCTCGAAGGCAAGGACTGTCGTTTTCCGTCCGTGACATTCTGCTACATCAGAGCATCGCATCCTTATCTCCATATATAACAAGCATGCCCAATGAGCTGGACGCCCTTCCCACATCGGACGGCGTAACAGATGTGCAAGAATGGATGCTGAACCACCATATCGCTCGCCCAGATGTGGGCATGACATGGTTCGCACTGGATGCAGCCAGCCCGCTAGCTGGCGAGCGAATGGCCGACGCATGTAGGAAGCTGCTcgccgagatcgagatcTTACATACGGGCTTCGCTTTTAGGGACGGGGGATGGAAGCGAGTCGTGCCCGCCCCGGTGCAGCCAGACGTGCAGTCATCCAGCACCGATACTACAATATCCAAATGGACCGCAGAGTACATCCAACGAAAGGGATTCAAACCCATTGATCCTGAACGACCCCTGGTGTATATTGCCCTTTGCACCACAGGGTCGGAACACCGGATTCTGATCTCCATGTCCCATGCGATATACGATGGATTGTGCATCACGTCTTTCTGGTCGGCATTGAAGGACCTCTACGAGACCGGTCGGACTACACCCCCATCATCGTTCTCTCAATACATGGGCCAAGTCGAGAAAAGCCGCACGGCAGAGGCTTCAGAATACTGGAAGGGCCTCCTCAAAAATGCAACGCTGACAGACGTTGGGGATATCACGCCCCAAGACAGGGAATTTGTCTGGCGAGCAGGGGTAATTGGCCCTGCAGTCATCGAGATAGGCGAAAGTCCTCCTCCTGGAACAACCTGCGCAACGGTACTGAAGTCGGCGTGGGCCCTTGTCCTGGCAAGACGCACCGGACGCAGCGACGTGGTCTTCGCGGATCTCGTATCCGGTCgtgctggggttgatgctTCAGTTGCAGAAGCACTGGGGATGTGTTCAACTCCGATTCCAGTACGGGTGCAGCTCGACCCATCGTCGACCTATGTAGACCTTGTCCACGCGGTGCAGACACAGCAGGTCGATAGCATGCCTTTCGAGACGTACGGGTTCAGCAGAATTGTTGATGAGTGCACTCAGTGGCCCAAGGAATCCAGACCCCCGTCCTGGATTAACCACGTCCCTAGGAAGATAGCAGACACGATTTTAATCGGGGGAAATGAATATAcaatcagccagccagcccaggaggagcagaagtgGACGTTCAGCGAGACCCGGATTTCTTGGACCCAGATAGAGGATACTTTGGAGGTTACCCTGGCTTatgctgttgagaaggtgCCAGGGGCGGTTGCTCAAGGGCTTTTTGAGGATCTTATTTTGATGCTGAACCGGACTCTCTCCAGTCCGCATGAGTTGATATCGCTAGGATGAGCATGGTGCCACCCAGTATGGCCGGACTTTACCGTACTAGTTGGATGTAGTTTATTGCTAGATATATAATGTCTCTCAGGGTTAGCCGTGCTTCTCTCTCGCACACCTACGATCTGTTGAAGTGCTCTTTATAAAGTCATGCATAACTACGCCAACCATCTCTGTGTCCTAGTTCATGGTGTAGGTTCGTTCTCAATATATACAACTTAATCGGCACTAAACAACATCAGTTATGGGGAAACCCAAACCACATGAAATCTATTTTCAATGCCCTGCGAGCCCAGTATCCGGCACACCGCTTGCACATCCTCAATTCCAAACGGAATACCGGCAGTCTCACATACGACGGCATTGATGTCTGTGCAGAACGTCTCGTTCTAGAAattgaagaagagcttgaaTCCATACGGAACCGGGGCGGCAGCGTCACCAAACTCTCTGTTGTGGGATACAGCATCGGAGGCCTCGTGGCGCGATATGCCGTCGGCTTGTTAGAGAGTAGAGGAATCTTCATTGACCTTGATCCCATGGTTTGTCTCGTACACCTATGGGTCAGGCAAAACTGACACACAGCTGTAGACATTCACGACGTTTGCAACGCCTCACCTCGGCGTCCGATCGCCCTTCGCCGGGTGGCACCATCAGGCATGGAATGCTTTGGGTGCCAGGGTTCTCTCCGAGTCTGGTCGACAGCTTTTCACTGTAGACTCGTTCCGGGGCAGCGGTCGGCCTTTGTTGTCTATCCTCGCCGATCCAGATTCCGTCTTTATGACTGGCCTGGCGAAGTTCAACCGGCGCGTCCTATACGCGAACATTATCAACGACCTACAGGCAGCCTACTACAGCGCCGCCATTACCAAAACAGGTCTTTATTCCGATCTGAACAGTTTACAAGCGACGTACGCTAATTACTATGAAGATGTTACTCCAGGCCAGCGGAAGTATTTCTCAGGCAAAGAAGCTACGGGGGGTATCAGTTGTTGGAAGGCGTCAATCTGGGCGTATTTTGAAAGCGCACCGGTGGACTTGTTCATTGTGGTGACAATTCCGATTGCtgtgctttttcttctctgcaaTGCAGTGGTCCAGTCCATCTGGGGATATTTTCGGATTCGGAATCACCAACAGCTATATATTAACGCCTTCTTGCCTGTAGATATAAAACGCTCGCGTCACGATGGATGCTCGGACACTGGGAGGATCCACGGCTCCAGGATGCGGCTGACACCGTCCCAGTTGTCCATGATATCAGCGCTCAACGAGGTAGGATGGCACAAGTACCCAGTGTGCATCCACAGGGATAAGCGCAGCCATGCAGCCATCATTGCCCGGACGGACATAGCGAGGTTCGCGGAGGGACATCTAGTATTGAAGCActgggtggaagaggggcTTTTGATCTGATATACTGTTATCTTTGTGCTAAATCGAAAGGACGACTTAGATTTGTCTGTCTGTTCGACACTGTAAAGTTTCAAAACAACTCCAGAAAGCCATTCTTTACCTCCATTACACCTTCCGCCTCTTGACTCGAATCTTAGCTCCCTTGGGTGGCACCATAGACTCACACAGCCAAACAGGTCGTGGCCGCTTCCCGCCATACGCAGCCGGGAACTCGAGGTCGTATCTGGTCACTGCATACGCAACAATCATCTTGAGCTCCAAATCAACTAGAAACCGTCCAGGGCAAGCCGTCCTCCCATGCCCAAACGGCAGGTGGTAAGGACTCGTCGTCACGAACGACTGCGCCCCCAGCCCCGGCACGGACGGAGCTACtttgccctcttctccctctgcctTGCTGGCCGGCGCCATCGTTGCCTCGTGAGGTCTCGAGAACCGAAACGGATCGTACTTTCGCGCATCTCCGTacacatcctcatccacttGCGCCGGATGGCCCAGGAAAGACAGCACCGTGCCCCGTGGCAGCGGTAGCCCATCCTCCGTGATAACCCCATCAGCAAGGACCTTGCGCACAGAGCCCCGATTATCAAAGGAATTCAACCGCATCGTCTCCCTGGCGACACTATCAGCCCGAAGAAGCTGCCCCAGTTTCGCCCGATTCCACGAGGCCATGTCGCTCGCCTCAGTGCCCGCCTGTGTCAAGACACGCGAGATCTCCTCGCGGAGCATGTCTATGGTATTGTATTTTACATCTGAGTCGACGATATTCAGCAGCATATTAGCTGTTTGGAATGAGGTGCGGTGCATTGAGCCGAAGTTTGCCAGGAACAGACGCCGCGTCATTGTTTCGAGGCTGGCGAGGTCCTGTGGGCGTTCTCGCTGTGCGAAGCGCAGCATGATCTGGAAGTAATCGCTTGGCTCTTGGTCCTTGATCTGGGGGTCGCCGCGGGGATACTGCAGCATGGCGAGGCGATGCTCGTACTCAGACTTGATCATCTGGGCGAGTTTGGCGAATCGGGCGTTTGCCCGTCTGCTTACAAACTGCCCAACTATCGGCTGCAGAAGCGTCGGGGTTAATAGGGTAATCCCGGTTTCCAGATGGGTTTGGTCGACTGTGTCGAAGGTGGTCTTGATATACTCCTCGTTGCGGCCTGGGCTTGTTAACTCTCGCACAGTGCAAGGAGAGTAGGTGACATACACAGTGGCTCGCCGACGGTAAATCGACTCGATGCCCGTCCGATAATCTTCCTCACTGTACTGAGGAGGTCAATCTCTCTCCAAGTGTCCGTATCGTTGCCAAAATAATCACTAAATGCGGCCTCGAGCTCTATATTCATCACGGCACAGACATGGTCCAGCGATGGCTGCAGCTCCGCTTTGATTAACAGCCCCTGCCACGGGTCGGTGAGGAATGAATCGTCGCCCAGTAGATATTTCGGACAGTCCTGCTCCAAAACTCCGGCGCGCTGGTTGAGGATATGCGGTGGCTGTGCGAGAGCCCATTTCATCGACGTGTTGGGCAGGATGAGCTCCTTGCGACTGCCCAGGCCTGGGATGAAGACTGGTTTTCCTTTGCTGAGGAACTGAGTTATTGCTTGTTAGTATATTGTTCTTCAAGGCAGGTTCTGAGAATTCACCTTCTCGTACGCCTCTCGCATCAACCCCCCGCAGTCTGTGTAGTACCTGTAGTATGTCCGCAGACTGAAGCCAGTCTTGCCGGGAGGCCGGTCGAAATACGGTAATGTATTGGGGTCTCGTTCGACCAGCAATGTCcgataaataataaacaaaGCCCATGaagccaggaacagaaggCCAGATCTGCAGTACTGCCCGAGGTCGGGAAGAGCGTACATGATGGCTGCCATTGTGATTCTGCATACAAGTGGCACAATAGCCAAGCTGGGCCAGACTGATTTATTTAACGTGAATCCTAGTGGCACCACCAGTTTGGTGTAGCTGATGGTGGTCTATCCCTCGCTCCTACGGTACAGCCTGCCTGAACTCGACGGATGGGCTGTGGAAACTATATATGGGCGCTCGTGCTTGTATTTAAACCGTCTACTGGCATTCGAGCACACTcagtaattatatatatatgtatatgtacGCGATATTTATTAACCGTACAAAGTCCCATCCAGCCACGTCGTAACCTCCTCCCACGCctgctgctgtgcctgtAACTGCACATTGCGCCACTCCCCCTGCAGCTGCACCCAGAAATGCGTCCATCCGTGCGGCATATCCTTCGCGCACCAGTACTTGACTCGATTCTGTTCCCAGGAAGCTCCCAGCACGCAGTCACTCGATCGGCCGGCAAGTTTGGCAGCTAACAGACACGCCTCCTGACAAGACATATCGGCGCTTCCAGTGACAAAGCACACAGGCTGCGGGATATCAGACCTCGA
The nucleotide sequence above comes from Aspergillus puulaauensis MK2 DNA, chromosome 3, nearly complete sequence. Encoded proteins:
- a CDS encoding cytochrome P450 (COG:Q;~EggNog:ENOG410PJMV;~InterPro:IPR001128,IPR002403,IPR017972,IPR036396;~PFAM:PF00067;~SMCOG1034:cytochrome P450;~antiSMASH:Cluster_3.12;~go_function: GO:0004497 - monooxygenase activity [Evidence IEA];~go_function: GO:0005506 - iron ion binding [Evidence IEA];~go_function: GO:0016705 - oxidoreductase activity, acting on paired donors, with incorporation or reduction of molecular oxygen [Evidence IEA];~go_function: GO:0020037 - heme binding [Evidence IEA];~go_process: GO:0055114 - oxidation-reduction process [Evidence IEA]), which gives rise to MAAIMYALPDLGQYCRSGLLFLASWALFIIYRTLLVERDPNTLPYFDRPPGKTGFSLRTYYRYYTDCGGLMREAYEKFLSKGKPVFIPGLGSRKELILPNTSMKWALAQPPHILNQRAGVLEQDCPKYLLGDDSFLTDPWQGLLIKAELQPSLDHVCAVMNIELEAAFSDYFGNDTDTWREIDLLSTVRKIIGRASSRFTVGEPLCRNEEYIKTTFDTVDQTHLETGITLLTPTLLQPIVGQFVSRRANARFAKLAQMIKSEYEHRLAMLQYPRGDPQIKDQEPSDYFQIMLRFAQRERPQDLASLETMTRRLFLANFGSMHRTSFQTANMLLNIVDSDVKYNTIDMLREEISRVLTQAGTEASDMASWNRAKLGQLLRADSVARETMRLNSFDNRGSVRKVLADGVITEDGLPLPRGTVLSFLGHPAQVDEDVYGDARKYDPFRFSRPHEATMAPASKAEGEEGKVAPSVPGLGAQSFVTTSPYHLPFGHGRTACPGRFLVDLELKMIVAYAVTRYDLEFPAAYGGKRPRPVWLCESMVPPKGAKIRVKRRKV
- a CDS encoding lipase ROG1 family protein (COG:L;~EggNog:ENOG410PI0C;~InterPro:IPR007751,IPR029058;~PFAM:PF05057;~TransMembrane:1 (o225-251i);~antiSMASH:Cluster_3.12); translation: MKSIFNALRAQYPAHRLHILNSKRNTGSLTYDGIDVCAERLVLEIEEELESIRNRGGSVTKLSVVGYSIGGLVARYAVGLLESRGIFIDLDPMTFTTFATPHLGVRSPFAGWHHQAWNALGARVLSESGRQLFTVDSFRGSGRPLLSILADPDSVFMTGLAKFNRRVLYANIINDLQAAYYSAAITKTDVTPGQRKYFSGKEATGGISCWKASIWAYFESAPVDLFIVVTIPIAVLFLLCNAVVQSIWGYFRIRNHQQLYINAFLPVDIKRSRHDGCSDTGRIHGSRMRLTPSQLSMISALNEVGWHKYPVCIHRDKRSHAAIIARTDIARFAEGHLVLKHWVEEGLLI